In Fimbriiglobus ruber, a genomic segment contains:
- a CDS encoding alpha-2-macroglobulin family protein, translating into MSFARRPAVVAVAFASLLAAMLAVVSRYAEAAPPRPEQWKKVEEAEKKGLPQTAIKELEPIIASALTDKAYPEAIKALAKKIALEGNIQGNKPEERITRMKAEIAKAPKEIVPVLDTILAHWYWHYFQQNRWRFMQRTATSAPPGEDFTTWDLPRLFGEIDAQFTKALSAEKELKATPIGTYDALLTKGTLPDTYRPTLFDFIAFEALNFYASPEQAGAKAEDTFEVDASSPALGNRDEFLKWAPQTTDASSRLLKAFKLFQNLLTFHANDTDKTALLDADLFRLQFANAHVIGEEKSARYKAALLRFADDNAKHELSALARFRLAQIVDGEGDRVEARKIAQQAVNAYPDSLGGKQAFNLILQIEAKAVQIHTERVWTDPLPVIRVQYRNITGVHFRVYKADWAARLGGQYRRPEALSPEDRRAFLAKKPDLEFSTDLPATPDYLERTHDVPAPKDLKPGFYFLFASPDPKFLEADNPISATDVWVSDLALVTRNDWGNPSLDGFVLKGNSGEPVVGAKVRTWTRDNQGHLNAGPTVETDKNGQFVVAGAANRGVLLLASFEGQELAAMNDYYVNQYDRTPKPYGHTVLFTDRSLYRPGQMVQFKGICLHVDQQKDGYETIKNKSVTVHFRDPNGQEVFKLETKSNDYGSFSGSFTAPRDRLTGRFMIQVDQDVPGNAFINVEEYKRPKFKVDLEAPKEPAKLGAEVKITGKAIGYTGAAIGGAKVRYHVVRQVQFPMWWYGFYSWRMPPRFNSAQEIAHGTAVTEADGSFTVTFPAAPDRTAAVKDEPTFTFTVSADVTDTTGETRSASRGVRVGYAALQASLSTEEWLTADKDMKLTVTTQTLDGEGKAAKGTVKVYALKAPAKVQRPELLGGRIPPRPRRGVGAAPAVVPAPTPDPGNPMNWDEGEVVATLPFTTDASGKVELTTKLPAGAYRAKLETQDEFGKPVTGKHQFTVVDPAARALALKIPHLFAAPKWSLEPGQEFSALWGTGYDTGRAFIEIEHRNKIVQAFWTEAGSTQATVKQAVTEAMRGGFTVRSTFVRENRAYLDSRHVDVPWTNKDLKVKWERFVSKLEPGQKEKWTAVVTGPDAKKAVAEMVAALYDESLDAYLPHDWLHKFNVFRQDHSNRNAQFENAAKYFNDLTGSWVLPFKQIAPGTHRAFPADVTVNLHWYEFRGRGGFGGGAVPMAAAAPGGMGGGEQLRQNRALGEKAALGFERDGVEAQNGARRKGDDGGDKRAEASVPPGGGADQGPDLSKVSARVNLQETAFFFPHLVSDQAGEVRMEFTMPEALTKWKFLGFAHDRELRSGFLGGETVTAKDLMVQPNPPRFLREGDLLEFSVKVSNQASGRATGKVRLTFADARTGKPVDIDIGNTETADQPFEIASKESKSFSWKLTVPDGMGPVTYKAVGATDRFSDGEEGALPVLSKRILVTESLPLPIRGKTTKTFDFAKLRESAKSDTLKTQSLTVQMTSNPAWYAVMALPYLMESQLECSEQVFNRLYANALARSVAQSNPKIRKVFDQWKNTPALDSPLEKNQDVKSVILAETPWVRAALKESEARRNVGILFDDNRLNEETARQLRKLAEMQHGDGAWPWFPGGPANDYITLYITTGFGRLRHLGVKLDVAPAVKSLTRLDAWADKIYRDILAHSKNKDDNHLSTTIALYLYGRSFFLQDKPVAKEHQEAVTYWQGQAKKHWLQLANRQGQAHLALALKRFGDKETPAGILASIKERSVTNEEMGMFWRDTEYSWWWYHAPIETQAVMIEALDEVANDAKAVEECKVWLLKQKQTQNWKTTKATADAAYALLLRGDNLLASDELVDVTLGAEHIKPEAVEAGTGYYEQKFVRSEVKPEFGTIKVTKADAGVSWGAAHWQYLEDVSKVTPHTGTPLKLEKKLFKRVFTKTGPVLEAVTGPVAVGDELVVRIVLRTDRDMEYVHLKDHRGSGTEPVNVLSRYKYQDGLGYYEATKDTASHFFMDYLPKGTYVFEYALRVQHRGKYPTGLANIQCLYAPEFNSHSESIMIEAK; encoded by the coding sequence ATGTCATTTGCTCGTCGCCCGGCGGTCGTCGCCGTGGCATTTGCTAGTCTCCTCGCCGCCATGCTTGCGGTCGTTTCCCGATACGCGGAGGCTGCCCCACCCCGCCCGGAGCAGTGGAAAAAGGTGGAAGAGGCCGAGAAAAAAGGACTCCCGCAAACCGCCATTAAAGAACTGGAGCCGATCATCGCTTCCGCCCTCACCGACAAAGCTTACCCCGAAGCGATCAAGGCCCTGGCCAAGAAAATCGCTCTCGAAGGAAACATCCAGGGGAATAAACCCGAAGAGCGCATTACCCGGATGAAGGCCGAGATCGCGAAGGCGCCGAAAGAGATCGTGCCCGTTCTGGACACCATCCTCGCGCACTGGTACTGGCACTATTTCCAACAGAACCGCTGGCGGTTCATGCAGCGGACGGCGACGTCCGCCCCGCCCGGCGAAGACTTCACCACCTGGGACTTACCCCGGCTGTTCGGCGAGATCGACGCCCAGTTCACGAAAGCCCTGAGCGCAGAAAAAGAACTGAAAGCCACCCCGATCGGCACCTACGACGCGCTACTCACCAAGGGCACGCTCCCGGATACGTACCGGCCCACCCTCTTCGATTTCATCGCGTTCGAGGCGTTGAACTTCTACGCCTCACCCGAACAGGCCGGTGCGAAAGCCGAGGATACGTTTGAAGTCGACGCCAGCAGCCCCGCTCTCGGCAACCGCGACGAGTTCCTGAAGTGGGCACCTCAAACGACAGACGCCAGTTCGCGGCTCCTGAAAGCGTTCAAGCTGTTCCAGAACCTCCTCACGTTCCACGCCAACGACACTGACAAAACCGCGCTGCTTGATGCCGACCTGTTCCGTCTCCAGTTCGCCAACGCGCACGTGATCGGCGAAGAAAAGTCCGCCCGGTACAAGGCCGCCCTCCTGCGATTCGCGGACGACAACGCGAAGCACGAACTCTCCGCCCTCGCCCGCTTCCGACTCGCCCAGATCGTGGACGGCGAAGGCGACCGGGTCGAAGCCCGGAAGATCGCGCAGCAGGCGGTCAACGCCTACCCCGACAGCCTCGGCGGCAAGCAGGCGTTCAACCTGATCCTGCAAATCGAGGCCAAGGCGGTCCAGATCCACACCGAGCGCGTCTGGACCGACCCGCTCCCCGTCATCCGCGTCCAGTACCGGAACATCACCGGCGTCCATTTCCGTGTCTATAAGGCTGACTGGGCCGCGCGGCTCGGCGGCCAGTACCGGCGACCCGAGGCGCTGTCGCCGGAAGACCGGCGGGCGTTCCTGGCCAAGAAGCCCGACCTCGAATTCTCGACCGACCTGCCGGCCACGCCGGACTACCTGGAACGGACGCACGACGTCCCCGCGCCGAAAGACCTCAAGCCGGGCTTCTACTTCCTCTTCGCCAGCCCGGACCCCAAGTTCCTGGAAGCGGACAACCCCATCAGCGCGACCGACGTCTGGGTCTCGGACCTCGCCCTGGTGACCCGCAACGACTGGGGCAACCCGTCGCTCGACGGGTTCGTTCTCAAGGGCAACTCGGGCGAACCCGTTGTTGGCGCGAAGGTGCGCACCTGGACGCGAGACAACCAGGGCCACCTCAACGCCGGCCCGACCGTCGAGACGGACAAGAACGGCCAGTTCGTCGTGGCCGGCGCCGCCAACCGCGGGGTACTCCTGCTCGCCTCGTTCGAAGGGCAGGAACTGGCGGCCATGAACGATTACTACGTCAACCAGTACGATCGCACTCCGAAGCCCTACGGACACACCGTCCTTTTCACCGACCGTTCGCTCTACCGCCCGGGCCAGATGGTTCAGTTTAAGGGCATCTGCCTCCATGTCGACCAGCAGAAAGACGGTTACGAGACGATCAAGAATAAGAGCGTCACCGTCCACTTCCGCGACCCCAACGGCCAGGAAGTCTTCAAGCTGGAAACCAAGTCGAACGATTACGGCTCCTTCAGCGGCAGCTTCACGGCCCCCCGCGACCGGCTCACCGGGCGATTCATGATCCAGGTCGACCAGGACGTACCCGGGAATGCGTTCATCAACGTCGAGGAGTACAAGCGGCCCAAGTTCAAGGTTGACCTCGAAGCCCCTAAAGAACCTGCCAAGCTCGGGGCCGAAGTGAAGATCACCGGCAAGGCGATCGGGTACACCGGGGCGGCCATCGGCGGCGCGAAGGTGCGATACCACGTCGTCCGCCAGGTGCAATTCCCCATGTGGTGGTACGGGTTCTACTCGTGGCGGATGCCGCCGCGCTTCAACTCAGCCCAGGAAATCGCTCACGGAACAGCCGTGACCGAGGCGGACGGCAGCTTCACCGTCACCTTCCCGGCCGCCCCCGACCGGACCGCGGCCGTCAAGGACGAGCCGACGTTCACCTTCACCGTGTCGGCCGACGTGACCGACACCACGGGCGAAACGCGGTCCGCGTCCCGCGGCGTCCGCGTCGGGTACGCCGCCCTGCAAGCGAGCCTGTCGACCGAGGAATGGCTGACGGCCGACAAGGACATGAAATTGACCGTCACCACCCAGACCCTCGACGGCGAGGGCAAGGCGGCCAAGGGCACCGTGAAGGTGTACGCGCTCAAGGCACCCGCGAAGGTCCAACGGCCCGAACTACTCGGCGGCCGCATCCCGCCGCGCCCCCGTCGGGGCGTCGGGGCGGCCCCCGCCGTGGTGCCCGCGCCGACGCCCGACCCGGGTAACCCGATGAACTGGGACGAGGGTGAAGTCGTCGCCACGTTGCCATTCACCACGGACGCGAGCGGCAAGGTCGAGTTGACGACCAAATTGCCAGCTGGGGCGTACCGCGCGAAACTGGAAACGCAGGACGAGTTCGGCAAGCCGGTCACGGGCAAGCACCAGTTCACGGTCGTTGACCCGGCCGCCCGCGCCCTCGCGCTCAAGATCCCGCACCTGTTCGCCGCTCCGAAGTGGTCGCTCGAACCGGGCCAGGAGTTCTCGGCCCTCTGGGGAACCGGGTACGACACCGGCCGGGCGTTCATCGAGATCGAACACCGGAACAAGATCGTGCAGGCGTTCTGGACCGAAGCCGGGTCGACTCAAGCCACCGTCAAGCAAGCGGTCACGGAGGCGATGCGGGGCGGGTTCACCGTCCGCTCCACGTTCGTCCGCGAGAACCGCGCGTACCTCGACTCCCGGCACGTCGACGTGCCCTGGACCAACAAAGACTTAAAGGTGAAATGGGAGCGGTTCGTCTCCAAGCTCGAACCGGGCCAGAAGGAAAAGTGGACGGCCGTCGTCACCGGGCCGGACGCCAAGAAGGCGGTCGCCGAGATGGTCGCCGCCCTGTACGACGAATCGCTCGACGCTTACCTGCCGCACGACTGGCTGCACAAGTTCAACGTGTTCCGCCAGGACCACTCGAACCGGAACGCTCAGTTTGAAAATGCAGCCAAATATTTCAACGACCTCACGGGGAGTTGGGTGCTGCCGTTCAAACAGATCGCCCCGGGTACGCACCGGGCGTTCCCCGCGGACGTGACGGTAAACCTGCACTGGTACGAATTCCGGGGCCGCGGGGGCTTCGGCGGCGGTGCGGTGCCGATGGCCGCGGCTGCGCCGGGTGGCATGGGCGGGGGCGAGCAGTTGCGGCAGAATCGCGCCCTCGGAGAGAAAGCGGCTCTCGGTTTTGAACGCGACGGCGTCGAAGCTCAGAACGGAGCCCGACGCAAGGGGGACGACGGCGGGGACAAGCGGGCCGAAGCCAGCGTACCGCCCGGGGGCGGGGCCGATCAGGGGCCGGACCTCTCGAAGGTGTCCGCCCGCGTGAACCTCCAGGAGACCGCGTTCTTCTTCCCGCACCTGGTTTCGGACCAGGCGGGCGAAGTACGGATGGAATTCACGATGCCCGAGGCGCTGACCAAGTGGAAGTTCCTCGGCTTCGCCCACGACCGCGAACTCCGGAGTGGCTTCCTCGGTGGCGAAACGGTGACGGCGAAAGACCTCATGGTCCAGCCCAACCCACCGCGGTTCCTCCGCGAAGGCGACCTCCTGGAGTTCTCCGTCAAGGTGAGCAACCAGGCATCCGGCCGGGCGACCGGGAAAGTCCGGCTCACCTTCGCCGACGCGCGGACCGGCAAACCGGTCGACATCGACATCGGCAACACGGAGACGGCCGACCAACCGTTTGAGATCGCGTCCAAGGAATCGAAGAGCTTTTCCTGGAAGCTGACCGTCCCGGACGGCATGGGGCCGGTCACGTACAAGGCCGTCGGCGCGACCGACCGGTTCAGCGACGGCGAAGAAGGAGCGCTGCCGGTCCTCTCGAAGCGGATTCTCGTGACCGAATCGCTGCCGCTGCCGATCCGCGGGAAGACGACCAAGACGTTCGACTTCGCCAAGCTCCGCGAGTCGGCCAAGTCCGACACGCTCAAGACGCAGAGCCTGACGGTGCAGATGACCTCGAACCCGGCGTGGTACGCGGTCATGGCGCTGCCGTACCTGATGGAATCGCAACTGGAGTGCAGCGAGCAGGTGTTCAACCGGCTCTACGCGAACGCCCTGGCCCGGAGCGTCGCCCAGAGCAACCCGAAGATCCGCAAGGTCTTCGACCAGTGGAAGAACACGCCGGCGCTGGACAGCCCGCTGGAGAAGAACCAGGACGTGAAGTCCGTCATCCTGGCGGAGACGCCGTGGGTCCGGGCCGCGTTGAAGGAGTCCGAAGCCCGGCGGAACGTCGGCATCCTGTTCGACGACAACCGGCTGAACGAGGAGACGGCACGGCAACTCCGCAAGCTGGCCGAGATGCAGCACGGCGACGGCGCCTGGCCCTGGTTCCCCGGCGGCCCGGCGAACGACTACATCACGCTCTACATCACCACCGGCTTCGGCCGCCTACGGCACCTCGGCGTGAAACTCGACGTGGCCCCGGCCGTCAAGTCGCTCACGCGGCTCGACGCCTGGGCGGACAAGATCTACCGCGACATCCTCGCCCACAGCAAGAACAAGGACGACAACCACCTGTCCACGACGATCGCCCTCTACCTCTACGGCCGCAGCTTCTTCCTCCAGGACAAGCCGGTGGCGAAGGAACACCAGGAGGCGGTGACCTACTGGCAGGGGCAGGCGAAGAAGCACTGGCTGCAACTCGCCAACCGCCAGGGGCAGGCCCACCTCGCCCTCGCGCTCAAGCGGTTCGGCGACAAGGAGACGCCCGCCGGCATCCTGGCCTCGATCAAGGAGCGGTCGGTCACGAACGAAGAAATGGGCATGTTCTGGCGGGACACGGAGTATTCGTGGTGGTGGTATCACGCCCCGATCGAGACGCAAGCGGTGATGATCGAGGCGCTCGACGAGGTGGCCAACGACGCCAAGGCCGTTGAAGAGTGTAAGGTCTGGCTGCTCAAGCAGAAACAGACCCAGAACTGGAAGACGACCAAGGCGACGGCCGACGCGGCTTACGCCCTGCTTCTCCGCGGCGACAACCTGCTCGCCTCGGACGAACTGGTGGACGTGACCCTGGGCGCCGAACACATCAAGCCCGAGGCGGTCGAGGCCGGGACCGGCTATTACGAGCAGAAGTTCGTCCGCAGCGAGGTGAAGCCCGAGTTCGGCACGATCAAGGTGACAAAGGCTGACGCAGGCGTCTCGTGGGGCGCGGCCCACTGGCAATACCTGGAGGACGTGAGCAAGGTCACGCCGCACACGGGCACGCCGTTGAAGCTGGAGAAGAAGCTGTTCAAGCGTGTGTTCACCAAGACCGGGCCGGTGTTGGAAGCAGTCACCGGCCCGGTCGCCGTGGGCGACGAACTGGTGGTCCGCATCGTCTTGCGGACCGACCGGGACATGGAGTACGTTCACCTCAAGGACCACCGCGGCAGCGGCACCGAGCCGGTGAACGTGCTATCTCGCTACAAGTACCAGGACGGCCTCGGCTACTACGAGGCGACGAAGGACACGGCCTCGCACTTCTTCATGGACTACCTGCCGAAGGGGACGTACGTGTTCGAGTACGC
- a CDS encoding carboxypeptidase-like regulatory domain-containing protein, giving the protein MTVGIRFLIGVCAAALASTAPAQPPAPTASPAPKSLPTLVDLDKAALDILKDIHDRGAKFYNDGDSPGCYRLYQGALITVRPFIAHRPLIQKFIEDGLNEVATSDSPKAQAFRLHEIIEQARGELKSEIKKAQAPKTEPAPKEILKDKPKEAPKDKPKTTPKEELPDEIVKDKPKPAPTTDVKPLPNVTLATDKPKDPAPPVPVPDKPKDVTPVVPPKDAPKEAPKDVAGGQLSGTVSYQGKPLSGADVTVVTTDQKEPRVFTAKTGDDGKYQFAKPLPAAKYVVFITPADAKAIPERFQSAGTSGLVLTVTGGPSTLDIDLK; this is encoded by the coding sequence ATGACCGTCGGAATACGGTTTCTGATTGGTGTCTGTGCTGCGGCCCTCGCATCCACGGCCCCGGCTCAACCCCCCGCCCCAACCGCTTCACCCGCCCCGAAGTCACTCCCCACGCTCGTTGACCTGGATAAAGCGGCCCTCGACATCCTCAAGGATATTCACGACCGCGGCGCGAAATTTTACAACGACGGCGACTCTCCCGGCTGTTACCGGCTCTACCAGGGGGCGCTCATCACGGTCCGCCCGTTCATCGCCCACCGGCCGCTGATTCAAAAATTCATCGAGGATGGCCTTAACGAGGTGGCTACCTCCGACAGTCCCAAAGCCCAGGCGTTCCGGCTGCACGAAATTATCGAACAGGCCCGAGGCGAGTTGAAGAGCGAAATCAAGAAAGCCCAGGCACCCAAGACCGAACCGGCTCCGAAAGAGATCCTCAAGGACAAGCCCAAAGAAGCACCCAAGGACAAGCCAAAGACCACGCCCAAGGAAGAGTTACCGGACGAAATCGTCAAGGATAAACCGAAACCGGCACCAACTACTGATGTCAAACCTCTGCCGAACGTGACGCTCGCCACGGACAAGCCGAAAGACCCGGCCCCGCCTGTCCCGGTACCCGACAAGCCCAAGGACGTAACGCCGGTCGTGCCGCCAAAGGACGCGCCCAAAGAAGCTCCGAAGGACGTGGCGGGCGGCCAACTGAGCGGCACCGTGTCCTACCAGGGAAAGCCACTGTCGGGAGCCGACGTGACGGTCGTCACGACGGATCAGAAAGAGCCCCGCGTCTTCACCGCCAAGACGGGGGATGACGGGAAGTATCAGTTCGCGAAACCGCTTCCGGCCGCGAAGTACGTCGTTTTCATCACCCCGGCCGATGCCAAGGCGATTCCCGAACGGTTCCAGTCGGCCGGCACGTCCGGGTTGGTGCTGACAGTCACGGGCGGCCCGTCGACGCTCGATATCGACCTGAAATAA
- a CDS encoding cupin domain-containing protein, with protein sequence MSRFFPVPGECGHHTIFGATHIRTYAGDHLQLSLVDIPAQGVVDWHQHANEQAGMMVAGQATFYIGEEVKTLGPGDFYFIPGGVRHRVVADANPAQALDVFYPIRDEYR encoded by the coding sequence ATGAGCCGCTTTTTCCCTGTCCCGGGCGAGTGCGGGCACCACACCATCTTCGGCGCGACGCACATCCGCACTTACGCGGGCGATCACCTACAGCTCTCGCTGGTGGACATCCCGGCTCAGGGCGTCGTCGACTGGCACCAGCACGCGAACGAGCAAGCCGGGATGATGGTCGCCGGGCAGGCGACGTTTTACATCGGGGAAGAAGTGAAAACCCTCGGCCCCGGCGACTTCTACTTCATCCCCGGCGGTGTGCGCCACCGTGTCGTCGCCGACGCGAATCCCGCCCAGGCGCTCGACGTGTTCTACCCGATCCGAGACGAGTATCGATAG
- a CDS encoding IS5 family transposase: protein MTADRESILPTIWEVSDDLWARIEPILAAAWPRRDPRGRHHADWRRCLNGIIYQMRTGCQWNALPKVLGDDSTVHRWYQRWCRLGVMEKIWADLVQTCDDLGQVHWDWQSADGCMGKARHGGDHIGKNPTDRGKNGTKRSIVVDEQGGPLGVVIDGANRHDAKLLKATIEAIVIERPDPKEHEQHLCLDKAYDNPSGQSAASEAQYTPHIRRIGEEKTTVTVKHPDGKPRRWVVERTLSWLNRCRAILVRYAKNGKNYLGLVQLACSLIWYRRLLRLNGLG, encoded by the coding sequence ATGACAGCGGACAGAGAATCGATCCTTCCGACGATCTGGGAGGTATCCGATGATTTATGGGCGAGGATCGAACCGATCCTTGCGGCGGCCTGGCCTCGGCGAGACCCCCGTGGTCGGCATCACGCGGATTGGCGTAGGTGCCTGAACGGGATCATCTACCAGATGCGGACCGGGTGCCAATGGAATGCGTTGCCCAAGGTGCTGGGTGACGACAGCACGGTTCACCGTTGGTATCAACGCTGGTGTCGCTTGGGTGTGATGGAAAAGATCTGGGCGGATCTGGTCCAGACATGTGATGATCTGGGGCAAGTCCATTGGGACTGGCAGAGCGCTGACGGGTGCATGGGGAAGGCCCGTCACGGCGGCGACCACATCGGCAAAAACCCAACGGATCGAGGGAAAAACGGGACGAAGCGGAGCATCGTGGTGGACGAACAGGGTGGACCACTGGGGGTGGTCATTGACGGGGCGAATCGACACGATGCGAAGTTATTGAAGGCGACGATCGAGGCGATCGTCATCGAGCGGCCGGATCCCAAAGAACACGAGCAACATCTGTGTTTGGATAAAGCGTACGATAATCCGTCCGGCCAGTCTGCGGCGAGTGAGGCCCAATACACCCCTCACATCCGCCGAATCGGCGAGGAGAAGACAACGGTCACGGTCAAGCACCCGGATGGCAAGCCGCGTCGTTGGGTGGTTGAGCGTACCCTGAGTTGGCTGAATCGTTGCCGAGCCATCTTGGTCCGTTATGCAAAAAACGGAAAGAATTATTTGGGCTTAGTCCAGTTAGCGTGTTCCTTGATCTGGTATCGTAGACTCTTGCGCCTCAATGGGTTAGGTTGA
- a CDS encoding DUF1559 domain-containing protein, protein MRSRRSAFTLIELLVVIAIIAILIGLLLPAVQKVREAAARSTCTNNLKQISLANMNYESAYQKFLPGVSQQGGCCYGTWIVPIMPYIEQSALYTLAQPYYAVASYASSATVISTRIKTLTCPSDIPTTWNGGTGTLHNYALNAGNTSLYQQNIPYGCTGGTTTGTGSCVNFGGAPFGFYGDPSNETNNNDASYTQTGKQYTIASITDGTSNTIAVAEILQAPTQGDDIRGYLWWGGSAGFTTYQLPNSSSSTDVVAGGGCGTNNTAIYPCTTTSSSTLPRQLVARSRHTGGVNVALCDGSVRFVANSIDLPTWRAAGTSQGAETLALP, encoded by the coding sequence ATGCGTTCCCGTCGAAGTGCGTTCACACTGATCGAACTGCTCGTGGTCATTGCCATCATCGCCATCCTGATCGGGTTGCTTCTGCCGGCTGTACAAAAGGTCCGCGAAGCCGCCGCCCGTAGCACCTGTACGAATAACCTGAAGCAAATTTCTCTGGCTAACATGAACTACGAAAGTGCCTACCAAAAGTTCCTCCCCGGCGTCAGCCAACAGGGGGGCTGTTGTTACGGCACCTGGATCGTTCCGATCATGCCGTATATCGAACAATCGGCTCTTTACACCCTCGCCCAACCGTATTATGCGGTAGCCAGCTACGCTTCCAGCGCCACCGTCATCTCTACCCGTATCAAGACGTTGACCTGTCCCAGCGACATCCCCACCACTTGGAACGGCGGCACCGGTACCTTGCACAACTATGCCCTCAACGCAGGCAACACGAGTCTGTATCAACAAAATATCCCCTACGGGTGCACAGGCGGCACCACCACCGGTACCGGCAGTTGCGTCAACTTTGGCGGCGCGCCTTTCGGCTTCTACGGCGACCCCTCCAACGAAACCAACAACAACGACGCCAGCTACACTCAAACCGGCAAACAGTACACCATCGCCAGCATTACCGACGGCACCAGTAACACGATCGCCGTGGCCGAAATCCTGCAAGCGCCGACCCAGGGGGACGACATCCGAGGTTACCTCTGGTGGGGTGGTTCGGCGGGCTTCACCACGTACCAACTGCCGAACAGCAGCAGTTCCACCGACGTGGTCGCTGGCGGTGGCTGCGGTACCAACAACACCGCCATTTACCCTTGCACCACGACGAGTTCCAGCACGCTCCCCCGGCAACTCGTCGCCCGCTCGCGGCACACCGGCGGCGTGAACGTGGCGCTCTGCGACGGCAGCGTGCGCTTCGTGGCCAACAGCATCGACCTGCCGACCTGGCGCGCCGCCGGAACCTCGCAAGGGGCCGAAACGCTGGCGCTGCCGTAA
- a CDS encoding type III polyketide synthase, with product MSFALLGIGTALPPGQLRQDEALGCARALGGPALAAATWLPAVYSHSGIKTRHQVLGRRLVDDLLNTTRESQSAFLPTESTPGLGPTTGTRMRAYAAEAPALAVRAAKIAVGESGVSPGAITHLVTVSCTGFVSPGVDFALIRELGLRATVERTHVGFMGCHGAINGLRVANAFATADPAARILLCAVELCSLHYHYGAEPDKVVANALFADGAAAVVGGRADQVESPWRIAATGSCLIPDSADAMAWVVGDQGFEMLLSRKIPVLIARHLRPWIERWLDGHGLTLSQIGSWAVHPGGPKILGAVEDGLGLPSAALVPSRAVYAECGNMSSPTVLFILERLRAARAARPCVALGFGPGLVAEAVLWR from the coding sequence ATGAGCTTTGCCCTGCTCGGCATCGGAACCGCCCTTCCGCCCGGCCAACTTCGCCAGGACGAGGCGCTCGGCTGCGCCCGCGCTCTGGGTGGTCCGGCCCTGGCCGCCGCGACGTGGCTCCCGGCCGTGTATTCGCACTCCGGCATCAAGACCCGCCATCAAGTTCTCGGCCGCCGGCTCGTCGACGATTTGCTCAACACCACCCGCGAGTCCCAGTCGGCCTTTCTTCCTACGGAATCAACGCCCGGTCTCGGTCCGACGACCGGCACGCGGATGCGGGCGTACGCGGCCGAGGCGCCGGCTCTGGCCGTCCGCGCCGCGAAGATCGCGGTCGGCGAATCGGGCGTCAGCCCCGGCGCGATCACCCACCTCGTCACGGTCTCGTGTACGGGCTTCGTATCCCCGGGGGTCGACTTCGCGCTCATCCGGGAGCTTGGTCTGCGGGCGACGGTCGAGCGGACCCACGTGGGCTTCATGGGTTGCCACGGGGCGATCAACGGGCTCCGCGTCGCGAACGCCTTCGCGACCGCCGACCCGGCCGCCCGGATTCTGTTGTGTGCCGTCGAGTTGTGCAGCCTCCACTACCACTACGGGGCCGAGCCGGACAAGGTTGTGGCGAACGCCCTCTTCGCCGACGGAGCCGCGGCCGTCGTCGGCGGTCGGGCGGACCAGGTGGAGTCTCCCTGGCGGATCGCGGCCACCGGGTCGTGTCTCATCCCGGACTCGGCTGACGCGATGGCCTGGGTCGTGGGCGATCAGGGCTTCGAGATGCTGCTTTCTCGCAAGATCCCGGTGTTGATCGCCCGCCACCTGCGGCCGTGGATAGAGAGATGGCTCGACGGGCACGGGCTAACGCTGTCCCAGATTGGGAGTTGGGCTGTTCACCCGGGCGGACCGAAGATCCTCGGGGCGGTGGAAGACGGGCTCGGCCTCCCGTCCGCCGCGCTGGTGCCGTCGCGGGCGGTGTACGCCGAGTGCGGGAACATGTCGTCGCCGACGGTTTTGTTCATTCTCGAACGGCTCCGCGCCGCGCGGGCCGCGCGGCCGTGCGTGGCACTGGGCTTCGGTCCCGGGTTGGTAGCGGAAGCCGTTTTGTGGAGATAG